A region from the Candidatus Electrothrix scaldis genome encodes:
- a CDS encoding TolC family protein: MNLNSFICTFSFLIAVAFVNILPEICSAQESDLKAKKPLASYLEQALANNDSLQAMRAKLRAISYKIPQAGVLPDPKLAVQYYLEPIETRTGPQQAALGITQGLPWFGKLALLRKLADHDQVIAGAELAATELDVARQVKETYIAYCFLGRSQQIFTDNLELLQYLEGIARDRYTGGKATYFDVLKVQTELAQTREKVRTLQDKTSYLRVQLNNLLGTDPELARPIPDTVPELALKKKEHVIYKLALEHSPLLTAAQERIAKTQTGTALTEKDFFPDFQVSLKTLFTGSAEYGNPPDSGSDPIIAGVSMNIPLFRERRHARVAEQKEALQSAQALQAEQKRGIHNRIEQALYTYQDAEHRVALYREELLPKVRQQLEVAVSGFQSGKNSILEIIDAEKSLLGFELAESRALTDKAIALAKLEAQTGIILADWRGNEE, from the coding sequence ATGAACCTAAATAGCTTTATCTGTACCTTCAGTTTCTTGATAGCCGTAGCCTTTGTCAATATTTTACCAGAGATCTGCTCTGCTCAAGAATCTGACCTCAAAGCAAAAAAACCTCTCGCCTCCTATCTTGAGCAGGCCCTGGCCAATAATGATTCCCTCCAGGCTATGCGTGCTAAACTACGAGCAATCTCCTACAAAATCCCCCAAGCAGGGGTCCTTCCCGACCCCAAGCTTGCTGTTCAGTATTATCTTGAGCCCATAGAAACCAGAACCGGCCCCCAGCAAGCAGCCCTAGGTATAACGCAAGGCCTGCCTTGGTTCGGGAAGCTTGCTCTGCTTCGGAAACTTGCTGACCACGACCAGGTCATTGCCGGGGCTGAACTTGCGGCCACAGAGCTTGATGTGGCTCGCCAAGTGAAAGAGACGTATATTGCGTACTGTTTTCTGGGCCGATCACAGCAGATTTTTACCGACAACCTAGAGTTACTCCAATACCTTGAAGGCATTGCCCGTGATCGCTATACCGGTGGCAAAGCAACCTATTTTGATGTACTCAAGGTACAGACTGAACTGGCACAAACCCGGGAAAAGGTGCGCACCTTACAAGATAAGACCTCCTATCTCCGTGTTCAGCTGAATAATCTCCTTGGAACAGACCCGGAACTGGCTCGTCCTATTCCTGACACAGTCCCTGAGCTGGCCCTGAAAAAGAAAGAACATGTCATCTACAAGCTCGCCCTTGAGCATTCGCCTTTGCTGACCGCTGCCCAGGAACGTATTGCCAAGACACAGACAGGCACGGCTTTGACAGAGAAAGATTTCTTCCCGGACTTCCAGGTCTCACTCAAGACTCTCTTCACAGGCTCGGCTGAATACGGCAATCCACCGGATAGTGGCTCTGACCCCATTATTGCCGGAGTAAGCATGAATATCCCCCTGTTCCGGGAACGCCGCCATGCCAGGGTAGCTGAACAGAAAGAAGCTCTTCAAAGTGCCCAGGCTCTACAGGCTGAACAGAAGCGAGGAATACACAACCGCATTGAGCAGGCTCTCTATACCTATCAAGATGCGGAACATCGAGTCGCCCTGTACAGAGAAGAACTCCTGCCCAAGGTCAGACAGCAACTCGAAGTGGCTGTGAGCGGGTTCCAAAGCGGCAAGAATTCTATCCTGGAGATTATTGATGCAGAAAAAAGCTTATTGGGATTTGAACTCGCTGAAAGCCGAGCTTTGACAGACAAGGCCATTGCCCTTGCCAAACTGGAGGCGCAAACAGGGATCATCTTAGCTGATTGGCGGGGAAACGAAGAATAG
- a CDS encoding YHS domain-containing protein produces the protein MRIMKSFNITGLCLFLLLCFAGSVFAAPQTKCPVMGGDINKEIYADYEGKRIYFCCPACIPAFEKDPEKYLAKLKEMDMEPADIPAEDEGNDAAPAEHDANHEGHAEHAQ, from the coding sequence ATGCGTATTATGAAATCATTCAATATTACTGGTCTTTGCCTTTTTCTGCTTTTATGCTTTGCAGGAAGCGTTTTTGCTGCTCCTCAAACCAAATGTCCGGTTATGGGCGGTGATATAAATAAAGAAATCTATGCTGATTACGAGGGGAAACGCATCTATTTCTGCTGCCCTGCATGTATTCCTGCATTTGAAAAAGATCCGGAAAAATACCTTGCCAAGCTGAAAGAGATGGACATGGAGCCAGCAGATATCCCTGCAGAAGACGAAGGCAATGATGCAGCACCGGCAGAGCATGATGCAAACCACGAAGGTCATGCTGAACACGCCCAATAA
- a CDS encoding efflux RND transporter periplasmic adaptor subunit: MQALLRYLIILICCGLFFISGPSFAEQTDQHKNPAEQHEQGPETVWTCSMHPQIQLPESGQCPLCFMDLIEVEKQSNEERLSLRQISLDHQARKLAEIDVQPVTRGNKESDATVQIFGRIDYDETRVSTITSWVDGRIDKLFVDYTGASVQRGQAVAEVYSPNLFTAQAELIQAAKEYERTRQSGNELVKKMSARTLEASREKLHLLGIGKKQIQSLEAQTQPTRDIPLTAPLAGIVIEKHVNEGMYVKTGNPVYTLADLAQVWVILEVYETDLHAVSMGQKVGFTVEAYPGTEFQGKVVYIDPLVDKKNRTVRVRLNAENKKGKLKPGMFVRAELVAPTEKQGQAPLLIPASAPLLTGKRALVYVQVPDEPGTYIGREIVLGSRRGGFYEIRSGLKEGELVVVRGNFKIDSAIQLQARPSMMNPYSGRSGDKQDNAFPELFTSRLDLLNQDFVAFSREIHKQDGGQYRSTLQGFKRTLSAITEDGLKEEERLSWQEFAMLLKNDLILLQEAEDAQEAQRIYVEFAEHFHQIRERFAIQDVPAMHAASPELQAKVGELLKGYLILQQNLAADNEQVALESAAALPPLTAALTTALRQTAAKEAGELANRLEEGMHGVSAAGNLAKLRTAFSPYSQAVVETVESYGSNDHTSWFVHFCPMAFDNTGATWLAPSEEINNPYFGAMMLRCGEVRKQLTQE, translated from the coding sequence ATGCAGGCTCTGTTGCGTTACCTGATCATTCTCATCTGCTGTGGGCTTTTTTTCATTTCAGGGCCATCCTTTGCAGAACAAACAGATCAGCACAAAAATCCTGCTGAGCAACATGAGCAGGGGCCGGAAACCGTCTGGACCTGCTCTATGCATCCGCAGATTCAGTTGCCGGAGTCCGGCCAATGCCCTCTCTGCTTTATGGACCTGATTGAGGTGGAAAAGCAGAGCAACGAGGAACGCCTCAGCCTCCGCCAGATCTCCCTGGACCATCAGGCAAGGAAACTGGCAGAGATCGATGTGCAGCCAGTCACCCGGGGCAATAAGGAAAGCGATGCGACTGTCCAGATCTTCGGTCGGATTGATTATGATGAAACCAGGGTCAGCACCATCACTTCCTGGGTGGATGGTCGAATCGACAAGCTCTTTGTCGATTATACCGGTGCCAGCGTACAACGTGGTCAGGCCGTGGCTGAGGTCTACAGTCCAAATTTGTTCACGGCCCAGGCAGAGCTTATTCAGGCTGCCAAAGAGTACGAACGTACCCGACAGTCCGGCAATGAACTGGTCAAAAAGATGTCCGCCCGGACCCTGGAAGCAAGCCGGGAGAAGTTGCACCTCCTGGGCATCGGGAAAAAACAGATCCAGTCTCTAGAGGCACAGACCCAACCCACCCGTGACATCCCCCTCACCGCCCCTTTAGCCGGTATCGTCATAGAAAAACATGTCAACGAGGGCATGTATGTCAAAACCGGCAATCCGGTCTACACCCTGGCTGATCTGGCCCAGGTCTGGGTGATCCTTGAAGTGTATGAAACTGATCTTCATGCTGTCAGCATGGGCCAGAAAGTCGGCTTTACCGTAGAGGCCTACCCTGGCACGGAATTCCAGGGCAAGGTGGTCTATATTGACCCGCTGGTCGACAAGAAGAATCGGACCGTGCGCGTCCGCCTCAATGCTGAGAACAAAAAAGGAAAACTGAAGCCCGGCATGTTTGTTCGGGCGGAGCTGGTCGCTCCAACAGAAAAACAAGGCCAGGCACCGCTACTGATCCCGGCCTCAGCCCCCTTACTCACCGGCAAACGGGCCTTGGTCTATGTCCAGGTACCAGACGAACCAGGCACCTACATCGGGCGTGAGATCGTGCTCGGTTCACGACGCGGAGGATTTTACGAGATACGAAGCGGCTTGAAAGAAGGCGAGCTGGTGGTTGTTCGCGGCAATTTCAAGATTGATTCCGCCATCCAACTCCAGGCCCGTCCCTCCATGATGAATCCCTATAGTGGGAGAAGTGGAGACAAACAAGACAATGCCTTTCCTGAGCTGTTCACCTCCCGGCTTGACCTCTTAAACCAGGATTTTGTCGCATTTTCCCGAGAGATCCACAAGCAGGATGGAGGGCAATATCGCTCAACCTTGCAGGGCTTCAAACGGACGCTCTCAGCCATTACTGAAGATGGGCTCAAAGAAGAGGAGCGACTGAGCTGGCAGGAATTTGCCATGCTCCTGAAAAACGACCTTATCCTTCTTCAGGAAGCAGAAGACGCTCAAGAAGCGCAACGGATCTACGTGGAGTTTGCCGAGCATTTTCATCAGATTCGCGAACGCTTTGCTATTCAGGATGTCCCGGCAATGCATGCCGCCTCCCCGGAACTCCAGGCTAAGGTGGGAGAATTGCTCAAAGGCTACCTGATTCTCCAACAAAACCTTGCCGCAGACAATGAGCAGGTGGCACTGGAGTCGGCAGCAGCCCTCCCACCCTTAACAGCCGCCTTAACCACGGCTCTCCGCCAAACAGCAGCAAAGGAAGCAGGTGAGCTGGCAAATCGTCTGGAAGAAGGGATGCATGGAGTATCAGCAGCCGGGAATCTGGCAAAGCTTCGCACGGCCTTCTCTCCCTATAGTCAGGCTGTGGTTGAGACCGTGGAGAGCTATGGCAGCAACGACCACACCTCCTGGTTTGTCCACTTCTGCCCTATGGCCTTTGACAATACCGGCGCGACCTGGCTGGCCCCGTCAGAAGAGATCAATAATCCCTATTTCGGTGCCATGATGCTCCGTTGCGGGGAAGTGCGCAAGCAGCTGACTCAGGAGTAA